A stretch of DNA from Anopheles nili chromosome 2, idAnoNiliSN_F5_01, whole genome shotgun sequence:
AACACGTTCAGCTCGATCAGGCTGGCCAGAATGAGGAACACAGCGTACATGATCAGACAGGCATTGCCGACCCGCCGGTCGAGCTTGAATTTGTTCAGCGAGAACGCGATGTACAGCATCAGGAGTGTCGATAACAGCGAGATAGCCGAGTATTCCAGCCCGGCCGAGTTGATGCCGACCCAGTGATGGCCAGGTTCGATCGGTGAAAACGCCGCCTTGATGAACCACGGCAACCCGAGACAGAGCAAAATGTCGAAGGTGTTCGACCCGATCGAGTTGCTGATTCCCATCGAACCGTGACCTGTGGTACAAGGGAAGATAAGATTAATGTCTCATTCCGCAGAGAAACTCTCCTACGGCCGTTCTCACCCTGCTTTGCGACTATCACGCTCGAGACAGCTTCTGGGACGCTGGTTCCGGCGGCCAAAAATGTGATACCCATCACCGAGTCCGGTATCTTCAGTGTGTCACCTGTGGAACAGCGAAAGGTTAGTTCATAAGGCACAACGCAGGAACTCCGGTTCAGCGCAAAACCATCATTATCTGATAAATTGGCACGACGGAACGTGCCGCAGGACGGAGCTTAACGTGCTAAGCTCAGAGCGTACCGCACCGAGTGCAGGGTGTCTTATCTGCCACGCTAATCGGTCGTGGTGATGATGGACAAAATTACAGAACTGCTGAGCAGTAGGCCACGCGTAGGTACGTTGCAGTTAGCAGCAGGTAACGTCGCCGTAACGTTCTAACATCTAGCCAGTCATCATAAAACGCCATTTGGTAACGGTTAGAGGGAGGGTTTTTAGAGCAAATGAAGAAGTTACGTAGGAGATAAAGGATCGCAATGGAACATTCACATCCCACCTAAGTCGTCTAAGAGCCCAATCAACGATCTATCCATTTCCAGCAACTCACCAATGATGGTGATCATCCAGGCGACCACATATGACAGTGACCCGATCCACACGATGCACATGATGAACGTGAGCGGGAACCAGTTCCGGAAACGGGGCTTCTCGCAATTCGGGATGGTGAACATGAACAGCAAATGAATCGGCCAGGTGATGATCCACGAGAACTGTCTAAACGCGCTCTTACCACAAGGGTACTTGAGCAGCCTGaactcgtcgtcatcgtccttaGCGTCCTCTTGCTCGCCTGTTCCATTTGGATGCTCTCCGGTTCCATCCAGCCCCGTGTCCTGATCAACTCCTTGTCCCGTACCACTCTCCAGCGCCCGGACGATCGCTTCCGCCACAGGACCAGACGTACTGTGGCCATTTTCACCACACCATTCCTTCAGCGCTTCCGGCTGATCGGCACCATTTCCTGCGGCGGTTCCATTGCTCTCCTTAACCgcatccggtgccggtggagtAGCGGGacttggcggtggtggtggcctcTCGGGGACGGTTTCATCCGCAGGTTCGGGTGAGGGATCGTCCGAGGGCGCACCGGTGACCTCCTTCATACCAAGCGCCGTTGTGGCCACCTCCGACACGCGCAGGTCGACCGACGTGAATGGCttaatttgcatttccacGTCCGCCCCGTCACCGGCCGATGCTGGTGACGTCAATTCCGCGGGTGCATCGATATGGGCCACGTTCTTCAAGTTTCCGTTCTGCTGGAAGTGCCCGATGCGCAGCGGGGTGCGCGCCTCAATTGCCTCTAAATTGATTGgttcgttgtcgtcgtcgtcgtcgttgtcgccatcgtcatcgtcgtcgtttggGGCGGGTTGATCGTGGCAAAcaaccaccagcaacaccgagaGGGAAGCCAGGACCGTTTCGAGGGTGGCGCACGGTACAGCGAGATATGTAGCATGAAacatagaaaaaaacagcGGAGAAAAGATGTATCATACGAAACCGGGCTATGCTCGCGATGCGTACGAAACGATACCGTGCGCTTTGAAAGCCAAAGTCGGACATTCTTCTGCCGTTCGCTACCAACACTACCTTGCGTTCTGCTGGACACCGACTTGAGGCTGCTGGAGGTGTCGTGCGATCTTCGCTTTCGAGCGTGCTTCAGGCCACCTTTTGAACCCGATCGAGTGCCGTTGCGAGTGCGTGCCGAAAGAGAATGTGACGTGCGTCAATTAATTGCTTAAGCCACCACCGAGCGAAGTTAACGGGTATCAATATCAGAGGTTAATTTATCAGATAGAGTGTACATTTTACCCTCCCTGTCTCTCTTTTCTGCTCTCTTTTAGCCTTTATTAACATTTGGTACAAAACATCAGATACTCGGGCTCTCGAAATCGATCAAATTCTTCGTCAAACAGTCATTGGAATTGACAGCCGGTACCATTTAAACATCAAAGAGACCCGTTTGATAACATGGATTGATTAAATTGACATCTAAAGGTCATAGCTCATCTCGGAATTTAATGCTAACATAATACTGCTGACACGAAATTCGTTAGAAATGTAACTAGATCCGGTTTTTTTGAGGTCAAACGAAGGATGTAAAGGAAATCAGGCTGAACTAAGCTTAGCTCCAGCTACTGTTATCGCCtgaatttgttcaattttagATCCTCGCATATATCCTTTGTAGTGTTAGCACAACTCTATTGAAGTATTCTTCATTAAGTCCACGAAGATGTACAACTTTGGAACTAACCTCGAGCGCATTTTTGGAACGACTTGTCGTAGTACATCACGGCGATGTAGACGATGTATAGCAGCACCAGTATGAGCGCCTCGTACCACTCGACCCGTTCGTCATGGATGATGCAAATCAGGATGGCCACCGTGATACCATACGCAAGGCAATCCCTCGTTAGTGGCCACCAATCCAGCGGCACTACCTGCGGGTGGTTAGCGTATTGCGAACGGAAACTAATTACACACCATCGTCCCTGGTAGGAAAACAGGATCATCCTCACCATGCCGGCGCCGATCCCACAGCAGGCAGCCACGGCCAGGATATTGAAGACGGCCGAGCCCACGATGGTGCCAACACCGATATCGCCCTCGGTGATGAACGTACCGATCACGTTGACGAACAGCTCCGGAGCGCTGGTGGCCGCTGCCATGAACGTGGCTCCCGCAACATCGTTGGACATGTTTAACGCTGTCCCGTGGAGGAGAGATGAAGCAACCGTTGGCTTAATTAAAAAAGAGCCACCTAGCTCGATGACACACCTTCCGAACACCACAGGAAATGCCCACACGCTGTGACGCTCGACGGGTGGCATGCTTACCTTGACATATCTTCTCAACGGCAGGTACAAAATACTTATCACAAACTACGGCCAAAGctacaaataaatataaactaGCGATTGCGTGTAACACTACTGCCCCATTCTGGCGCTGCTCCTCGGTGAACAGGTCCCGGGGAAAATCATCGATGGCGGGTTGTGTGCAGTTCATCC
This window harbors:
- the LOC128730779 gene encoding sodium/potassium/calcium exchanger 4-like, yielding MSNDVAGATFMAAATSAPELFVNVIGTFITEGDIGVGTIVGSAVFNILAVAACCGIGAGMVVPLDWWPLTRDCLAYGITVAILICIIHDERVEWYEALILVLLYIVYIAVMYYDKSFQKCARGGLKHARKRRSHDTSSSLKSVSSRTQEAIEARTPLRIGHFQQNGNLKNVAHIDAPAELTSPASAGDGADVEMQIKPFTSVDLRVSEVATTALGMKEVTGAPSDDPSPEPADETVPERPPPPPSPATPPAPDAVKESNGTAAGNGADQPEALKEWCGENGHSTSGPVAEAIVRALESGTGQGVDQDTGLDGTGEHPNGTGEQEDAKDDDDEFRLLKYPCGKSAFRQFSWIITWPIHLLFMFTIPNCEKPRFRNWFPLTFIMCIVWIGSLSYVVAWMITIIGDTLKIPDSVMGITFLAAGTSVPEAVSSVIVAKQGHGSMGISNSIGSNTFDILLCLGLPWFIKAAFSPIEPGHHWVGINSAGLEYSAISLLSTLLMLYIAFSLNKFKLDRRVGNACLIMYAVFLILASLIELNVFFRVNLPTCGR